The genomic stretch ACTCCTGGCCGACAAACGCTTTTTCCCGGTACGCCCGGAAATCCGCCATTTACTCGATTACGCGAGCCGCAGCGCGCCCCTGCTGACCAGTTCACCTCAGGTTGCGGAGTCCTGGAGTACTTTGCTGCTGTCTTCGCTGACGCTACCGCCCGGAATCATCCCTGAGCATGGTCAGTTCACCCTGGCACGGGCTCTCGCTTACATCGAAAGCCATCTGGACAGCCGGCTCAGCGCCATGGAGATTGCACGGGTGGCAGGTACCAGCGAGCGGCGACTCTACGTGCTGTTCGCTCGGCATTTGAAGAGCACGCCTTTTGCGCATATCGCCACCTTGCGCCTCAACTGTGCCATCGACTTGCTGTGTGAAACCGCGCTGTCGATCACCGAGATCGCCCACCGCGTCGGTTATGCCGATCAAAGCGCACTCACCCACGCCCTGAAAAAGAACCGCGACCTGACCCCGGCCGCGGTGCGCCGAAGTTCGCGGGTAAGGTGAATCCGGCAGGCCTGAACAAATCTTCAGCAGTGCTCATCAATACCCGCCCGGCCGGACCTTTCTATCATTGCCCCACTGACAAGGATAAATCAGACGGGGCGTAGATGACCGAAGCGACGCACACTGCCAAAACACAGGTGTCTGTCAGAGCCGCAGCCTCGGCCACCGCCATCGGCGTGATCGCGGTGTTGCTGTGGTCATGCCTGGCGTTGCTGACCAGCCTCACCGAAGGCATTCCACCCTTCCAACTGCTGACCCTGAGTTTTGCCGTCGCGTTTGTGGCGAGCCTGTGCATCCTCGGCCGCAACGGCATGGCGGGGTTTCGCAGTTGGCGTCAGCCCTGGTCGGTATGGGCGGTCGGTTTTCTCGGGATATTCGCCTACCACGCGCTGTATTTTTTCGCCCTCAAGGCTGCCCCGGCTACCGAGGCGAGCCTGATCGCCTACCTGTGGCCATTGTTGATTGTGCTGCTCTCGGCCTTCAGCGCGGGGGAACGGCTGCGCAAACGCCAATTGCTCGGCGCGTTGCTGGGGTTGGCCGGTACGGCGTTCATCATGCAACAGCGCGCCTCGGGTGAAGCCGCCGCCATGCCGGTAGCCGGCTACCTGGCCGCCTTCGCCTGCGCGCTGGTCTGGTCGTCCTATTCGGTGATCAACCGCCGCTTCAGCGACGTGCCAAGCAGCATCATTGGTGGTATCTGTGGCCTCGTCGCAGTGGCCGGCCTGGTCTGCCATCTGGCGTTTGAAACCGCGGTCATTCCAAGCACCGGGCAATGGGCGGCCATCGTCGGTCTTGGTCTGGGGCCGGTGGGCCTGGCGTTTTTCGCCTGGGACCACGCCACCAAGCACGGCAGCCTGGCGATGCTCGGCGCTCTCTCCTATCTGGCCCCTCTGATCTCGACCCTGCTGCTGGTGGCCATAGGGCAAAGCCATGCCAGCCCGATCCTGATTATTCCCGCACTGCTGATTATCGTCGGCGCCGGTATCGCCACCTCGCGAACAGGCCAGCCCAACGCCGACATCACTGTTGTAAAGGAGCTGTGAGATGGACCTGATTGCCTCTGAAGGCGCCATAAGAATTCAACGCGACCTGCCACGGTTCAGCGTGGCGCCCACTCGATAACCGTCCCATCATGCTGTGTGATCCCCCGCCGGCCAATGAAGCAATTTTGCCGCAGGCCAGAAAGGGGAGCTACTTTTTCAACAGAGTCGGCCGTTCTCTGCCTGTCACCACCGGCAGCTTTGGCTCGATTTCCGCCAGTTGCGCCAAGCAGAAAACGGCCAACAGCGGACTCTCACAATCGACTTTTCCAAGCCCACTGCGAGCAATTGAAGCGGGTCTGCCAGTACGCCCCCCATACAACCTCTTGGTGGAACACACAGCTCCGCCCTTCTTCGCCCCTCAGGCCCAATGATAGAATTTTCTTTTGAAAAAGGAGTTTCATCTGTGGACGCTGGAAAAAAGAGTTGCCCTTACTGCGCGGAAGCCATCATGGCTGAAGCCATTTTGTGCAAACACTGCCGATCCGACCTAAGGCAGAAAACACCAACCCCGCCCTGGGGGCCGCTATCATCAGTAACGAGAATGGGCCCGGCCAGCAAGGTCCTCGTCGGCAGCGTTATCGCCATCGCCTTGTATTTGGCTTTCGGTTTTGTTGTCAGTAACAGCTCGCAGGACAAGGAAATAATCCAGGCCCGAGAGGCCAGCGAACTATGCCGTCAGCAAGTAGACAGCTACTCTGGCCCGGAAGTCGGCAAAACCATTATTGAAGAAACCTGTCGAAAGCTTGAAGACGAATTGCGCAAGGGTTTTGGCCACGCGCCATAGGCGAGGCCGATTGAAAGAACCCTACGCTTATGTGAGGGAAGACGCGGCTTCGATGCCAGAAGTGCTCGACAAGCTTGATCAGTGGCTAGCTCAGTTCGGCAAACGTTATCTTCACCTGGACTGCACAGGTGACAATTACGAAGGTGTGATAGTTGACACTGAGCGGCTGGAAGAAGTTATCGAGTTGGCTGGACGAGCTGGAATCAAAGCCAGTTTTGAGAGCTTCTAGCGCTGCAATAGAGAGCCCGGCGCAGGTCAGTCGCGAGAACTCAAACTAATAGCCGCAGGCGACTCTGACTTTTTCCAGGGCGAGTTCAAGCGTTGCAACAGGCACCGATCCCAGCGCCACGCGCAGCGCATTAGGCGCATGGGAGGCCGCAGAAAACGGCTCTGCTGTCGTCACCAGGATGTTGTCGCGGCGCAATGCGGCAGCAATGCTCTCGGCCCGCATGTCTTCGGGCAACGGCAGCCACAGGAAGTAGGCGTTTGGATGGGCGAGCAGGTTGATGCCGGCGAAAATGCGGCGGGCCAGTCGTTGCCTATGCGCGGCGTCTTTGCGCTTCAATTGTTCCAGGTCATCCACCACACCTTCTTCGATCCAGCGACACGCCAGTTCGACGGTGAGCGATGGCGAACTCCAGGTGGAGGCTCGCACGGCTTGCTCGAGCGCTGGGATCAGCGATACAGGCGCTGCGATGAAGCCGATACGCAAGCCCGAGGCGACGCTTTTGGAAAGGCCGGAAACGTAGATCGTGCGATTCGGTGCGAGCATGAACAACGGCTTCGGCGCCGGCTCGGCTAGAAACGCATAGGCGCCGTCCTCGATCAAAGCAAAATCGTGTTCCTCGGCCAGCGCTACCAAGCGTTTGCGGTCGGCGGCCGGCATGATCGATCCCAGGGGATTGTGCAGGGTCGGCATCGCATAAAACGCGCGCACAGGACGCCGCTTGCAACTTGCCGCGAGCGCGTCGAGATTGGTCTTGCCATCAGCCAACGGTATAGGCAGAAGTTCAATGCGATGGGCGACGGCCAGCGCTTTGATGCCCGGGTAGGTGAGCGCGTCGACCGCGAGTACATCGCCCGGTTTGAGTAGCGCCATCATCGCGAGCGCCAGCCCTTGCTGCGCGCCATTGACGATCAACACTTGTGATCCGGGGACGCGTATCCCTCGATTGCGCAGGTGTTTCGCCGCGATTTCTCGTTCATGCGCACGCCCACCATGGGGGGCGTTGCGCAACAAGGCGTCCAGATCGCCCGACAATGCGAGGCTGCGCAGTGCCTGCCTCAGCAACTCGGCTTGTCCGGGAACCGCTGGACTATTGAAGGCCAGGTCAATTATTCCAGCGTCGGATGCCGGTTGCAGACCAAGGTCGCGTGGCACAGAGGTGTCGCGCACGAAGGTGCCACGGCCCATTTCACCCACCACCAGGCCCATCGATTCCAACGTGCGGTAGACCCGCGCGGCTGTCGCAAGCGCAATCCCATGTTCGCCCATCAAGCTGCGTACCGTCGGCAGTTGGGTTCCAGGGCGCAAACGTCCGCTGCGAATATTTTCCGCTAGCTGGTCAGCAATGGTTTTGTAGCGCGGCATCGTCATTCAATGTACCTAGAACAATTCTTTGTGTGTATCAGGTGCCGAGCGTAGGCTCCACTACCACACAAAACAAGGAGGCGAGTTCGGCACGCAGGACACAACCGTTCCAGTGGCGTCGAATCGATTGAGAGATGTTCAGTCACGTTACTGTGGGATGCACCGACCTCGAAACAGCTGCGGCTTTTTATGACGCCGTGCTTGCGCCACTCGGGCTGATCCGCCGCGCGGTGACCCCGGATGGAGGCCCCGCCTCGGCTTGCTGGGTGCATCCGACGCGCACACTGCCGAGGTTCTATGTCTATTTGCCGCGTGATGGCCTTGCGGCCACGGCGGGCAATGGCAGCATGCTCGCGTTTCATGCCGAGACGCCTGACAGGGTACGCGCGGCGTACACCGCGGGGATTCTCCAGGGCGGTACTGATGAAGGTACTCCGGGTGAGCGGCCCTGGTATGGCGAGGGCTACTACGGTGCCTACCTGCGCGACCCTGATGGCAACAAGCTGCACATCGTCTATCGCGGCGATCTGGAGCACACATGGTAGAGCCATCGACGCTGCTGCTGTTCGCGGGGGCGGTGTTGCTGTTGCTGATGTCTCCCGGCCCCAACATGGCCTTCGTGATTGCGCACGGCGCGAGCTACGGCTGGCGTGGCGGCGTCGTTGCTGCATTGGGAATAGGCGCAGCTGACCTGGTATTGACCGCGCTCACCGCAGCCGGTCTCACGGCCGCAATAGCACAGTGGCCACCGTCGTTCGACCTGATCCGCTGGGCCGGCGCGCTCTATCTGCTCTGGATGGCCTGGAAGGCCATACGGGCGCATGCCGGCCTGCCACCACACTCCGCTATCCAGGCCTCGCTGACGTCGGTGTTCATCCGGGCGCTGCTGAACTCTTTGCTCAACCCGAAAGCGCTGCTGTTCTTCATGGTGTTTTTGCCGCAGTTCGTTGTTCAGGGCAGCTCTACGGTGGCACAGCAAATCGTGGTACTGGGGCTGGTGTTGACCCTGGTCGCGAGCGTTTTCCACATCGCGCTGGGCCTGGTCGGGGGAGTCATCCGCGGTTACGTGTCCGACAAGAGCCAGTCCGCGAAGTGGCAGTCGCGGGGCCTGGCATTGGTATTGGTGTTGCTTGCGGCTCGCCTGGTGTTTACCTCGCGGCCGGCATGAATCTGGCCGACAGGCTTGTTCAAGTGTCGCCTAGCGGCATGATGTGAGTGGCATGGACATCCTCTGTTCGCACGAAACCGCAGTGCAGGTAAAACGCGTCTCCTGAGGGCGTATCGGTGCTCAGACGCACGCTCTGAAAGCGCAGAGCGGCATGTGCGACCAGCGCTTTTACTAGCCTTTGACCGACGTGGTGCCCCCTTGAAGATGCTGCGACGTAAACCCGTCGCAGCCTTGCCGTATTGGTCTGGCCATAGGGATCAACTGAAAGGCCGCCGATGCCTATCAGTTGCTGGTCGAAATACGCCGCCATGAGACATTCCCCGGGTGCATCGAAGCGATTTGCCCCGCAGTGCCATTCGCCAATCAGCCGAGTAAGAAATCTGAAACCCTCTCCAACGGCCTCTTTTTCCAAGGCCAGGATCTGTGGCGGCAGGTGCGTGATGTGGTGAATCTCGACTGGTTTCATGCATCGTCCTTGATTCGGGGTTAAAGGGTTTCGGCTGATCTACACTCCCTGGGCGGCTGAGTTGGCGCTTTACCGCCGGATTTACTTAGTCGGGAGACAATCCTGGGTTTCAGTTGGGCTGCGATCTGGATGGGAGCCTGAACACTCACGGCAATTGCTTGCTCAACACTGACGAGGTGCAAATGAACAGGAAGTTTAACCGGGGCTGGACAATGGCGGCGGCTGTCGTCGTGGGTTCAACGCTTTTTGCAGGGTGTGCGAGCAAGACCGATCCGATCACGCAGGCAGACCAGGCCGATGTGGCCAAGGGCGTACCCGCACCCAGTCTGGAGCAGACCAAGGCGATCGCCGAGGAAGGTTTTATCTATGGCTTGCCGCTGGTCATGAACTACGCCGTGATGAACGAGTTCGCGGTGGACTCACAGTCCAGCCAGTTCAAGGCGCCCTTCAATCAACTGCGCAATGAGCATCGGGTTTCTACTCCCGCCGATACGGCTGTCATTACGCCAAACAGCGACACTCCGTACTCGATTCTCTGGGCCGACCTGCGCGCAGAGCCGCTGGTGATCACCGTGCCGGCGGTGCCCAAAAAACGCTACTACTCGGTCCAGTTGATCGACGGCAACACCTATAACTACGGCTACATCGGGAGCCGGGCAACGGCCGGCGCACCCGGGAGCTATCTGATCGCAGGCCCCGACTGGAAGGGTGCGCTGCCCCCTGGCATTCACAAGGTGTTCAACTCCACGACGCCCTTCGCGCTGACGCTGATCCGCACCCAGCTGTTCAATCCGGCCGACATGCCGAATGTCGAGAAGCTGCAGGCGAGTTACAAGATCCAGCCGCTGTCTGCCTTCCTCCATCAACCCGCGCCGCCCGCTGCGCCGAAGATTGATTTCGTGCCGGCGACGACAGAGGGCATCAAGGCCAACTTCTTCGAGTACCTGTCGGCCGCGTTGGAGTATGTGCCGCCATCGGCCTACGACAAGGAGATCCGTGCCAGGCTGGCCAGCATCGGCGTAGGTCCGGGCCGGAGCTTCGAGTTCAAGGACCTCTCGCTCGAACACAAGGCCGTGGTCTTGCTGGGGATGAAGGCCGGCGACGAGAAGGTCGACAAGTTTCTCTCCAGTGGTATGAAAAACATCAACGGCTGGAACATCGGCGCGTTCTTCGGCGACCAGGCGTTCTACAAAGACAACTGGCTGATGCGGGCTGGCGCTGCGAAGGGCGGTATCTACGGTAACAACGCCGTCGAAGCCATGTACCCCTTCACACGTACTGACGGCAACGGCCAGACGTTGAATACCGGCAAACACAACTACACGCTCACCTTCCCTGCCGGCAAACTGCCTCCCGTCAATGCGTTCTGGTCGGTGACCATGTACGACGGCAAGAGCCAGCTGCTGATCAACAATCCGCTCGACCGCTACCTGATCAACTCGCCGATGCTGTCGGCCATGAAGAAGAATGCCGATGGTTCGCTGACGCTGTACATCCAGAAGGATTCGCCGGGCACGTCCAAGGAGTCCAATTGGTTGCCCGCGCCTGACGACACGGCCTATCTGGTGCTGCGCCTGTATTGGCCGAAAGCCACGCCACCTTCGATTCTTCCAGCGGGTTCCGGCACTTGGTCACCCCCAGGTATCACCCAGGCGAAGTGAAAGCTGCAGCATCGTAGTGACCTTACTGCACGGGTCACTACGACAGCCCGCCCCCCCATTGCCGCCCTTGATGTCTGTTTACTTGCACCTTAGATTACTGGCATTCATGGAGGAGTCTGGCTGATGGCACGCGTAAGTTTGATACTGACACCCGGTTTTGCAGACTGGGAATATGCATTCATTGCAGGAACTGGGTCGCCGTTCTACGGGATCGACGTCAGGTTTTTCGCGCCTGCTGTGGGGCAGTTCCACTCACAGGGCGGATTGGCTGTCACCGTCGAGAGCAGTTTGCAGCACTGCCTGGATTGGCAACCGGATGTTGTGGTGGTCATTGGAGGAACTGTCTGGGAAGGTGCGTTGGCGCCGGACATTTCAGGCTTTCTTCAAACCAGTCGCTCACGAGGAGCGAGCATTGCCGGTATCTGTGGGGGAACGCTGGCGCTTGCCAGAGCCGGGCTTCTCGACACAGTGCCGCATACCTCGAACAGCCCTGCCTTCCTGCAAGACAATGCTCAAGGTTACGCGGGACACTCGTTTTATCGAAGCAGTCCGGTCGCGGTAGTTGCAGACCGCATCATTACAGCGCCCGGCCCGGCCCCCGTCAGCTTCACCTGCGCGGTGTTCGAGGCTGCCGGGCTGTCTGCAGAGACCATTGCACAGTTCAGGGCAATGTTGGCCGCGGAACATCGGTGAGATACCGCACCTACACAGACAACTGTGGGAGCGAGCCTGCTCGCGATGAACTGAAGAACAACGCGTTGATTCAGACAATACGCGTCATCGATGACGTTCATCGCAAGCAAACGGAGCCCCACCCGGCGGCTCCTACAGAGTGAACCAACCCCCGACTACGGACGCAATCGCCTATGGACCTCGCCACCCTCACCCTGTTCCTCCCCGCCTGCTTCGCCTTGAACATGGCGCCGGGGCCGAACAATCTGTTGTCGGTCAGCAACGCTACCCGCTATGGCTACCGCACCTCGTGCCTGGCCGGGATCGGGCGGCTACTGGCATTCGCCGGCATGATCGCCCTCGCCTCCGCCGGCCTGGCGGTGGTGCTGCAGACGTCGGAGTGGCTGTTCTACGGGATCAAAATCGTCGGTGCGGCTTACCTGCTGTACCTCGCCTGGCAACTGTGGACCGCCGATCCCCAGGTCGAAACCGCAACCAAACGCCCTGAGGCGGGGTTGCTGGCGCTGGCCCGGCAAGAGTTTTTGGTGGCAGCCGGCAACCCCAAAGCGATCCTGATATTCACCGCCTTCCTGCCGCAGTTCGTCGACCCCAGCCAGGCGGTGACCCCGCAGTTTGCCTTGCTGGGCGCGCTGTTCCTGGCCCTGGAGTGGGTTGCCATCGCCTCATACGCCTACATGGGGCTGCACATGCGCCGCTGGTTCAGCCAGCCCGGTGGCAAACGGGTTTTCAATCGGTGCTGCGCCGGGCTGTTGGCGGCGGCGGCAAGTGTGCTGATGATGGCGCGTAGGGCCTGAGCCTCGGGCATGCCTGAGCGCTTGAGCAAACGGCTGCGGAGTCTCGACATCCGCTTTTTCCCATACGTTGAGTGATCGGAGCAATAAAGTGGAAATCAAGATTGATATATTGGATTCTCCCACCGAAAAGGATCAGGGAGTTCTGAATAATAGGTTTTCAGAATACCTTCGAATTCAATATCCAAATCTACCGCCAGAATCTGAAGATAAAAAATTCATGGTGGTTGCGCACGATGAAGTAGGCGACTACATCGGCGCAATAAGCTGTAATTGTTACTGGGATGGCTTGGAAATTGATACCTTCTGGGTGAAGGAATCTCATCGCGGTAGAAAAGTCGGTTCCATGCTATTGGAAAAAGCAGAGACGTTTGGCGCCAACAATGGGGCAGTAGTCGCATTCTTGA from Pseudomonas sp. S04 encodes the following:
- a CDS encoding DJ-1/PfpI family protein, producing the protein MARVSLILTPGFADWEYAFIAGTGSPFYGIDVRFFAPAVGQFHSQGGLAVTVESSLQHCLDWQPDVVVVIGGTVWEGALAPDISGFLQTSRSRGASIAGICGGTLALARAGLLDTVPHTSNSPAFLQDNAQGYAGHSFYRSSPVAVVADRIITAPGPAPVSFTCAVFEAAGLSAETIAQFRAMLAAEHR
- the yddG gene encoding aromatic amino acid exporter YddG; translation: MTEATHTAKTQVSVRAAASATAIGVIAVLLWSCLALLTSLTEGIPPFQLLTLSFAVAFVASLCILGRNGMAGFRSWRQPWSVWAVGFLGIFAYHALYFFALKAAPATEASLIAYLWPLLIVLLSAFSAGERLRKRQLLGALLGLAGTAFIMQQRASGEAAAMPVAGYLAAFACALVWSSYSVINRRFSDVPSSIIGGICGLVAVAGLVCHLAFETAVIPSTGQWAAIVGLGLGPVGLAFFAWDHATKHGSLAMLGALSYLAPLISTLLLVAIGQSHASPILIIPALLIIVGAGIATSRTGQPNADITVVKEL
- a CDS encoding DUF6630 family protein, producing MKEPYAYVREDAASMPEVLDKLDQWLAQFGKRYLHLDCTGDNYEGVIVDTERLEEVIELAGRAGIKASFESF
- a CDS encoding aminotransferase-like domain-containing protein; translation: MTMPRYKTIADQLAENIRSGRLRPGTQLPTVRSLMGEHGIALATAARVYRTLESMGLVVGEMGRGTFVRDTSVPRDLGLQPASDAGIIDLAFNSPAVPGQAELLRQALRSLALSGDLDALLRNAPHGGRAHEREIAAKHLRNRGIRVPGSQVLIVNGAQQGLALAMMALLKPGDVLAVDALTYPGIKALAVAHRIELLPIPLADGKTNLDALAASCKRRPVRAFYAMPTLHNPLGSIMPAADRKRLVALAEEHDFALIEDGAYAFLAEPAPKPLFMLAPNRTIYVSGLSKSVASGLRIGFIAAPVSLIPALEQAVRASTWSSPSLTVELACRWIEEGVVDDLEQLKRKDAAHRQRLARRIFAGINLLAHPNAYFLWLPLPEDMRAESIAAALRRDNILVTTAEPFSAASHAPNALRVALGSVPVATLELALEKVRVACGY
- a CDS encoding LysE family translocator, whose amino-acid sequence is MVEPSTLLLFAGAVLLLLMSPGPNMAFVIAHGASYGWRGGVVAALGIGAADLVLTALTAAGLTAAIAQWPPSFDLIRWAGALYLLWMAWKAIRAHAGLPPHSAIQASLTSVFIRALLNSLLNPKALLFFMVFLPQFVVQGSSTVAQQIVVLGLVLTLVASVFHIALGLVGGVIRGYVSDKSQSAKWQSRGLALVLVLLAARLVFTSRPA
- a CDS encoding helix-turn-helix domain-containing protein; its protein translation is MGSHDNPAVSLAFRSYSGQVELHDHDFHQLVLPQSGSMDIEVDGRGGKVDWSQGVVIPAGARHAFLAQKTNTFLVLDVPATTFGGPKNVDLSIRLLADKRFFPVRPEIRHLLDYASRSAPLLTSSPQVAESWSTLLLSSLTLPPGIIPEHGQFTLARALAYIESHLDSRLSAMEIARVAGTSERRLYVLFARHLKSTPFAHIATLRLNCAIDLLCETALSITEIAHRVGYADQSALTHALKKNRDLTPAAVRRSSRVR
- a CDS encoding GNAT family N-acetyltransferase — encoded protein: MKPVEIHHITHLPPQILALEKEAVGEGFRFLTRLIGEWHCGANRFDAPGECLMAAYFDQQLIGIGGLSVDPYGQTNTARLRRVYVAASSRGHHVGQRLVKALVAHAALRFQSVRLSTDTPSGDAFYLHCGFVRTEDVHATHIMPLGDT
- a CDS encoding VOC family protein, with protein sequence MFSHVTVGCTDLETAAAFYDAVLAPLGLIRRAVTPDGGPASACWVHPTRTLPRFYVYLPRDGLAATAGNGSMLAFHAETPDRVRAAYTAGILQGGTDEGTPGERPWYGEGYYGAYLRDPDGNKLHIVYRGDLEHTW
- a CDS encoding LysE family translocator, whose amino-acid sequence is MDLATLTLFLPACFALNMAPGPNNLLSVSNATRYGYRTSCLAGIGRLLAFAGMIALASAGLAVVLQTSEWLFYGIKIVGAAYLLYLAWQLWTADPQVETATKRPEAGLLALARQEFLVAAGNPKAILIFTAFLPQFVDPSQAVTPQFALLGALFLALEWVAIASYAYMGLHMRRWFSQPGGKRVFNRCCAGLLAAAASVLMMARRA
- a CDS encoding GNAT family N-acetyltransferase; this encodes MEIKIDILDSPTEKDQGVLNNRFSEYLRIQYPNLPPESEDKKFMVVAHDEVGDYIGAISCNCYWDGLEIDTFWVKESHRGRKVGSMLLEKAETFGANNGAVVAFLKTVDAKQFYERHGYELYGVLEDRPIGTNLYHLKKRLVKHA
- a CDS encoding DUF1254 domain-containing protein — its product is MNRKFNRGWTMAAAVVVGSTLFAGCASKTDPITQADQADVAKGVPAPSLEQTKAIAEEGFIYGLPLVMNYAVMNEFAVDSQSSQFKAPFNQLRNEHRVSTPADTAVITPNSDTPYSILWADLRAEPLVITVPAVPKKRYYSVQLIDGNTYNYGYIGSRATAGAPGSYLIAGPDWKGALPPGIHKVFNSTTPFALTLIRTQLFNPADMPNVEKLQASYKIQPLSAFLHQPAPPAAPKIDFVPATTEGIKANFFEYLSAALEYVPPSAYDKEIRARLASIGVGPGRSFEFKDLSLEHKAVVLLGMKAGDEKVDKFLSSGMKNINGWNIGAFFGDQAFYKDNWLMRAGAAKGGIYGNNAVEAMYPFTRTDGNGQTLNTGKHNYTLTFPAGKLPPVNAFWSVTMYDGKSQLLINNPLDRYLINSPMLSAMKKNADGSLTLYIQKDSPGTSKESNWLPAPDDTAYLVLRLYWPKATPPSILPAGSGTWSPPGITQAK